A genome region from Brassica oleracea var. oleracea cultivar TO1000 chromosome C2, BOL, whole genome shotgun sequence includes the following:
- the LOC106325108 gene encoding mevalonate kinase-like, with the protein MEVKARAPGKIILAGEHAVVHGSTAVAAAIDLYTYVTLRLPLQSDENNDRLTLQLKNLSLEFTWSVARLKEGIAYDSSNVSPSTPASCSSQTLKSIAVLVEEQNIPEAKIQLSSGISTFLWLYTSVLGFIPATVIITTELPYGSGLGSSAAFCVALTAALIASSSSDKTRGDGWSSLDETNLELLNKWAFEGEKIIHGKPSGIDNTVSAYGNMIKFCSGEITRLKSNMPLRMLITNTKVGRNTKALVSGVSERAVRHPEAMNSVFNAVDSISKEVAAIIQTKDEMSVTEKEERVKELMEMNQGLLESMGVSHSSTDTVIQTTHKHKLTSKLTGAGGGGCVLTLLPTLVSGTVVDKVVQELESSGFQCFTASIGGNGAEICF; encoded by the exons ATGGAAGTGAAAGCTAGAGCTCCGGGGAAGATCATACTTGCAGGTGAACACGCTGTTGTCCATGGTTCCACAGCTGTAGCTGCAGCCATTGATCTCTACACTTACGTCACTCTTCGCCTTCCTCTTCAATCAG ATGAAAACAATGATAGGCTTACACTTCAGCTCAAGAACCTTTCCTTGGAGTTTACTTGGTCTGTAGCAAGACTCAAAGAAGGGATTGCTTACGATTCAAGCAATGTTTCACCTTCAACGCCGGCTTCATGCTCCAGCCAGACACTTAAATCAATAGCTGTTTTGGTTGAAGAGCAAAACATTCCAGAGGCAAAGATCCAGCTCTCCTCTGGGATCTCCACCTTTCTCTGGCTTTACACCAGCGTCCTAGG ATTCATTCCGGCTACTGTCATCATTACAACTGAGCTTCCATACGGATCAGGCCTCGGTTCATCAGCAGCTTTCTGTGTAGCTCTCACAGCTGCTCTCATTGCATCTTCTAGTTCAGACAAAACTCGTGGTGACGGTTGGTCTTCTCTAGATGAAACCAATCTCGAGTTGCTGAACAAATGGGCGTTTGAAGGAGAAAAGATCATCCATGGGAAGCCTTCAGGGATAGACAACACCGTCAGTGCATACG GGAACATGATCAAGTTCTGCTCAGGGGAGATAACTCGGTTAAAGTCAAACATGCCTCTGAGGATGTTAATCACCAACACTAAAGTTGGTCGGAACACGAAGGCTCTGGTCTCTGGTGTGTCAGAGAGAGCGGTCAGACATCCAGAGGCGATGAACTCGGTGTTCAATGCTGTGGACTCTATAAGCAAAGAGGTGGCTGCCATCATCCAAACTAAAGACGAGATGTCTGTTACAGAGAAAGAAGAGAGGGTAAAAGAACTCATGGAGATGAACCAAGGCTTGCTGGAGTCAATGGGGGTTAGCCACAGCTCGACTGATACCGTGATACAAACCACTCATAAGCACAAACTTACCTCAAAACTGACTGGAGCTGGTGGCGGCGGATGCGTCCTTACTCTCTTACCTACAC TGGTTTCAGGGACGGTGGTGGACAAAGTGGTGCAAGAGCTAGAGTCCAGTGGTTTTCAGTGCTTCACTGCTTCAATTGGTGGTAACGGAGCTGAGATTTGCTTTTGA
- the LOC106324470 gene encoding pentatricopeptide repeat-containing protein At5g27460-like, producing the protein MKGNKIPRNVLSYNLWMNACCEVNGVAGVESVYMEMVDDTSVEVGWSSLCTLAKVYIKGVFVEKASLVLESAEKKLNRSNRLGYFFLIKLYASLGNKEGVVKLWEASKSVSGRATCANYICVLTSLVKLGDIAEAERVFSEWEETCFNYDVRVSNVLLGAYMRGGDIRRAEALHHRVLERGGTPNYKTWEILMEGFVKCQSMEKAIDAMHRAFEVMKHCHWRPSQKIVMAIAEYFEKEAKMDEANGYVRDLHRLGLASLPLYRLLLRMHEHVQRPASDIYEMMKLDKIIMDRES; encoded by the coding sequence ATGAAAGGGAACAAGATACCGAGAAATGTTCTTTCTTACAATCTCTGGATGAACGCGTGCTGTGAGGTAAACGGTGTTGCAGGTGTGGAGTCTGTTTACATGGAGATGGTTGATGACACGAGCGTTGAAGTTGGGTGGAGCTCGTTGTGTACTCTAGCGAAAGTTTATATTAAAGGTGTTTTTGTTGAGAAGGCGAGTTTGGTGCTTGAGAGTGCGGAGAAGAAGTTGAATAGAAGCAATAGGCTTGGGTACTTCTTCCTCATCAAACTCTATGCATCTTTAGGAAACAAGGAAGGAGTTGTGAAGCTTTGGGAAGCTTCCAAGTCTGTTTCCGGCAGGGCTACTTGTGCAAACTACATATGCGTGTTGACATCCTTGGTGAAACTTGGTGATATTGCAGAGGCTGAAAGGGTGTTTAGTGAATGGGAGGAGACATGTTTTAACTATGATGTTAGAGTCTCCAATGTTCTTTTGGGTGCTTACATGCGTGGTGGAGATATCCGCAGAGCCGAGGCGTTGCACCACCGTGTGTTGGAGAGAGGAGGTACTCCAAACTATAAGACTTGGGAGATTTTGATGGAGGGGTTTGTGAAGTGCCAGAGTATGGAGAAAGCCATTGATGCTATGCACCGAGCATTCGAAGTTATGAAGCACTGTCATTGGAGACCGTCACAAAAGATTGTCATGGCCATTGCTGAGTACTTTGAGAAGGAGGCGAAGATGGATGAAGCAAACGGATATGTTAGAGATTTACATCGTTTAGGTCTTGCAAGCTTGCCGTTATACAGATTATTACTTAGAATGCATGAACATGTCCAGAGGCCAGCTTCTGACATCTATGAAATGATGAAGTTGGACAAAATTATAATGGATAGAGAAAGTTAA
- the LOC106318974 gene encoding serine--tRNA ligase produces the protein MLDINLFREEKGNNPEIIRESQRRRFASVEVVDEIIRLDKEWRQRQFEVDNFRKEFNKLNKQVAKLKISGADASEVIQQTEKNKRDATEKEAEVREAYAALKAKLETVGNLIHDSVPVNNDEANNAVNDAWGEKLVASPGFKLKNHVDLVELLDIADTKRGTEIAGARGFFLKGDGLLLNQALINFGLTFLKKRGFTGLQPPFFMRKDVMAKCAQLAQFDEELYKVTGEGDDKYLIATAEQPLCAYHIDEWIPPSALPIRYAGYSSCFRKEAGSHGRDTLGIFRVHQFEKIEQFCITGPNENDSWKMLDEMMQNSKDFYQALKLPYQIVTIVSGALNDAAAKKYDLEAWFPSSETYRELVSCSNCTDYQARRLEIRYGQKKSNEQAKQYVHMLNSTLTATERTICCILENYQRENGVEIPKVLQPFMGGETFLPFKAKPVAADTKGKKSKA, from the exons ATGTTGGACATCAATCTATTCCGGGAAGAGAAGGGAAACAACCCCGAGATCATCCGCGAATCCCAACGCCGGAGATTCGCCAGCGTCGAAGTCGTCGACGAGATCATCAGGCTCGACAAAGAATGGCGCCAGC GTCAATTCGAAGTAGATAATTTCCGCAAGGAGTTCAACAAGCTGAACAAGCAAGTCGCCAAGCTCAAGATC TCTGGTGCTGATGCGAGTGAGGTGATTCAGCAAACGGAGAAGAACAAACGTGATGCTACTGAGAAGGAGGCTGAAGTTCGTGAAGCTTACGCTGCGTTGAAGGCTAAGTTGGAGACCGTTGGGAATCTCATCCACGACTCTGTTCCCGTTAACAACGATGAG GCGAACAATGCTGTGAACGATGCTTGGGGTGAGAAGCTTGTTGCTTCCCCTGGTTTTAAGCTGAAAAACCATGTGGATCTCGTTGAGCTTCTTGATATCGCAGATACCAAGAGAG GTACTGAGATTGCTGGAGCAAGAGGCTTTTTTCTGAAAGGAGATGGGTTGCTACTTAACCAAGCTCTTATCAACTTTGGACTCACCTTCTTGAAAAAGAGAGGTTTCACTGGACTGCAGCCTCCTTTCTTCATGAGGAAGGATGTCATGGCCAAGTGCGCACAGTTGGCTCAGTTTGATGAAGAGCTTTACAAG GTGACTGGTGAAGGAGATGACAAGTACCTTATTGCTACTGCTGAGCAACCTCTTTGTGCATACCATATTGATGAATGGATCCCTCCGAGTGCGCTTCCCATAAG ATATGCTGGTTACTCGTCCTGCTTTAGAAAAGAAGCTGGTTCCCACGGAAGAGACACACTTGGCATTTTCCGTGTTCACCAGTTTGAGAAGATTGAACAGTTCTGCATCACTGGTCCTAACGAGAATGATTCGTGGAAAATGCTTGACGAGATGATGCAGAACTCGAAAGATTTTTATCAAGCG CTAAAACTTCCATACCAAATCGTTACCATCGTCTCGGGAGCTCTGAACGACGCAGCTGCTAAGAAGTACGACTTGGAAGCTTGGTTTCCTTCGTCGGAGACTTACAGAGAGCTCGTGTCGTGTTCCAACTGCACAGACTACCAAGCCCGAAGACTTGAGATCCGATACGGTCAGAAGAAG AGCAATGAGCAGGCGAAGCAGTACGTACACATGCTGAACTCGACTCTTACCGCCACCGAGAGAACCATCTGCTGCATCCTCGAGAACTACCAGCGAGAGAATGGCGTGGAGATCCCTAAGGTTTTGCAGCCTTTCATGGGCGGAGAGACGTTTTTGCCTTTCAAGGCTAAGCCAGTGGCTGCAGACACCAAAGGCAAAAAGTCCAAAGCTTGA
- the LOC106324472 gene encoding uncharacterized protein At2g29880-like codes for MGDSQKNKEKDKVWDENLKKHPTHKHLRYDSVEKYEDLQIIFGNGVATGGFAIGMGDSTDARTFRVEDISQTRENINLHQSSDEVFELSSQQPSTECGMSAFPCTGSKDRAEKLHPRKRSRREADTNADKLKNDQDDSMIIVSNKILSVIQQREERQQREAEKREEKLKREAEEKEAEEKETDRKKDSIWEAMKEIPNLDNHTRFKFGIRLCFGIFPDLY; via the exons ATGGGGGATTCACAAAAGAATAAAGAAAAAG ACAAGGTGTGGGACGAGAATTTAAAG AAACATCCTACGCACAAGCATCTACGGTATGATTCGGTTGAAAAATATGAAGATCTGCAAATCATATTTGGAAATGGCGTAGCAACCGGTGGTTTTGCGATTGGAATGGGTGATAGTACTGATGCTCGCACCTTTAGAGTTGAAGATATTAGTCAAACGAGAGAAAACATAAACCTTCATCAAAGCAGCGATGAAGTCTTTGAATTATCATCTCAACAACCATCAACAGAATGTGGTATGTCAGCTTTTCCATGTACAGGTTCAAAGGATCGTGCAGAAAAGCTTCATCCAAGGAAGAGGTCAAGAAGGGAAGCTGATACCAATGCAGATAAGCTGAAAAATGATCAAGATGATTCTATGATCATAGTTAGCAACAAAATTCTTAGTGTCATACAACAAAGAGAAGAAAGACAACAAAGAGAAGCTGAGAAAAGAGAAGAAAAGCTAAAACGAGAAGCTGAAGAGAAGGAAGCTGAAGAGAAGGAAACTGATAGAAAAAAAGATAGCATATGGGAAGCCATGAAAGAGATTCCTAATTTAGATAATCATACTCGCTTCAAATTTGGTATCAGGTTATGTTTTGGGATTTTCCCCGATCTATATTGA
- the LOC106327761 gene encoding mitochondrial Rho GTPase 1-like: MAAAAVDCPGSLKSVRIVVVGDKGTGKSSLIVAAATDSFPPNVPPVLPDTKLPFEFFPDGIPVTIVDTSSRPEDRNMVAEELKQADAVVLTYACDRPETLEGLTTYWLPELRRLEVKVPIIVAGCKLDFRDDNNQVSLEQVMSPIMQQFREIETCIECSALKQLQAQEVFYYAQKTVLHPTGPLFDQEAQALKPRCVRALKRIFILCDQDRDGALSEAELNDFQVKCFHAPLQPSEIEGVKRVVQEKLPEGVNERGLTVTGFLFLHALFIEKGRLETTWTVLRKFGYNNEIRLADELLPPSLFKRTPDQSVELTDVAIEFLKGVFMMFDDDEDNNLRPQEIEDLFSTAPESPWKDAPYDGAAEKTALGGLSVDAFLSLWSLMTILEPAKSVEYLIYIGFPGDPSSAIRLTRRRRLDRKKQQCERKVFQCFVFGPNNAGKSALLNCFLGRLYENQGSTTDERYAVNMVDDSGSAKKTLVMREIPDDGAKGLFSSKESLAACDIAVFVYDSSDESSWKRATELLVEVATHGEASGYEVPCLMVSAKDDLDSFPICIQESTRVTQDMGIEPPVSISSKLGDFNNLFRKIVAAAQHPHLSIPETEAGKSRKHYNRLINRSLMAVSIGAAAVVVGLAAYRVYAARKSASA; the protein is encoded by the exons ATGGCGGCTGCTGCTGTTGATTGTCCCGGCTCGCTCAAATCCGTGAGGATCGTTGTGGTTGGTGACAAGGGAACTGGAAAATCGAGCTTGATTGTTGCTGCGGCCACCGATTCGTTCCCTCCCAATGTCCCTCCCGTGTTGCCTGACACCAAGCTCCCTTTTGAGTTCTTCCCTGATGGTATTCCCGTCACCATTGTCGACACTTCCTCCAG GCCGGAAGATAGGAACATGGTTGCCGAGGAATTGAAGCAGGCAGATGCGGTGGTTTTGACGTATGCTTGTGATCGACCTGAGACACTTGAAGGTTTGACTACATACTGGCTTCCAGAGCTTCGGCGATTAGAG GTAAAAGTTCCTATAATAGTAGCAGGTTGTAAGCTTGACTTCAGAGACGACAATAACCAGGTCAGCCTCGAACAAGTGATGTCACCTATAATGCAGCAGTTTCGGGAGATTGAGACTTGTATCGAGTGTTCTGCTCTAAAGCAACTCCAG GCACAAGAAGTTTTCTATTATGCACAAAAAACTGTCCTTCACCCAACTGGACCTCTGTTCGATCAAGAAGCCCAGGCATTGAAGCCCCGGTGTGTAAGGGCCTTGAAGCGTATCTTTATACTCTGTGATCAGGACAGAGATGGTGCTCTTAGCGAGGCTGAGTTAAATGATTTTCAG GTCAAGTGCTTTCATGCACCATTGCAGCCTTCTGAAATTGAAGGTGTTAAGAGGGTTGTGCAAGAAAAGTTGCCAGAAGGTGTGAATGAAAGAGGACTGACAGTGACCGGCTTCCTGTTTCTACATGCACTTTTTATTGAGAAAGGGAGGCTCGAGACAACATGGACTGTACTTAGGAAGTTTGGGTATAACAATGAGATCAGACTTGCTGATGAATTGCTCCCGCCTTCATTATTCAAACGAACACCTGATCAG AGTGTCGAGTTGACAGATGTAGCAATTGAATTCTTGAAAGGAGTGTTTATGATGTTTGATGACGATGAG GATAATAATCTGAGACCTCAAGAGATTGAGGATCTTTTTTCAACTGCACCTGAAAG TCCTTGGAAAGATGCTCCTTATGATGGCGCTGCAGAGAAAACTGCCCTTGGAGGACTATCGGTTGACGCTTTCCTGTCACTG TGGTCACTGATGACAATACTAGAACCAGCTAAGAGTGTGGAATATCTGATTTACATTGGATTCCCGGGTGATCCATCTTCTGCCATTCGTCTTACTAGGAGGAGGCGTTTAGATCGCAAAAAGCAACAATGCGAAAGAAAAGTTTTCCAGTGCTTTGTGTTTGGACCCAATAACGCTGGAAAATCTGCATTACTGAATTGCTTTCTTGGAAG GTTATATGAAAACCAGGGATCAACCACTGATGAGCGCTATGCAGTAAATATGGTCGATGACTCTGGG AGTGCAAAGAAAACTCTTGTGATGAGGGAAATTCCAGATGATGGGGCTAAAGGGCTATTTTCATCCAAGGAGTCGTTGGCTGCATGTGACATAGCTGTCTTCGTGTATGACAG CTCTGATGAGTCGTCATGGAAGAGAGCGACTGAGCTACTTGTAGAAGTTGCAACTCACGGAGAGGCCTCCGGATATGAGGTCCCTTGTCTCATGGTTTCAGCCAAGGACGATCTTGATTCATTCCCAATTTGCATACAAGAATCCACAAGG GTGACACAAGATATGGGAATAGAGCCTCCGGTATCCATCAGCTCGAAACTGGGTGATTTCAACAACTTATTCCGCAAAATCGTAGCTGCAGCGCAACATCCTCATCTGAGTATTCCAGAAACTGAAGCAGGAAAAAGCCGCAAACATTACAACAGGCTAATCAACCGCTCTCTTATGGCTGTTTCAA TTGGAGCTGCTGCTGTAGTCGTTGGACTGGCTGCATACCGTGTGTATGCTGCAAGAAAGAGCGCTTCTGCCTGA
- the LOC106323066 gene encoding kinesin-like protein klp-3: MEDQHPEICSDGVSPCESKEYSAEDHDPDAVEESEDSVTSGSQQVSPNGGPTLPILQKIIDLSSKIKVLKDEHALVSNQVKEIKNCSFVEPEMSKALQLLTTELGTLKKHYLEESSERKRLYNENIELKGNIRVFCRCRPLNQADIANGCASVVEFDASHENELQLLSSDSSKKRFTFDHVFKPEDGQETVFAQTKPIVTSVLDGYNVCIFAYGQTGTGKTFTMAGTPENRGVNYRTLEELFRSSESRSRLMKFELSVSMLEVYNEKIRDLLVDNSSHPPKKLEVKQSAEGTQEVPGLVEAQVFNTDEVWELLKRGYCVRSVGSTAVNEQSSRSHCLLRVTVKGENLINGQKTRSHLWLVDLAGSERVGKVEVEGERLKESQFINKSLSALGDVISALASKTSHIPYRNSKLTHMLQNSLGGDCKTLMFVQISPSSADQGETLCSLNFASRVRGIESGPARKQADVSELLKLKQMTEKLKHEEKETKKLQDNVQSLQLRLTAREHICKGLQDKVRDLEFQLAEERKTRIKQETRALATASSSSTTASRQLPTITEKKPPLAPPRSMRMPLRRITNFMPQQPSQGPPAKRFSDATSKENNNNNNRLRRSSSMDINTLMKPRRSSIAFRPAPPPSSIASGNNKTLQPRRRVSIATLRPEPSSSSYMNMTTPSRPAFRGGGGGPRRGRYSKLFSPDHNLVTPNAMKGSRFKKSPLGGGEGSSWKPRHPTVVALQKKAVVWSPLKFKNRRPSFIAMRASSSSSSTTTDLVRREQ; the protein is encoded by the exons ATGGAAG ATCAACATCCAGAAATTTGCAGCGATGGTGTCTCGCCGTGCGAATCGAAGGAGTATTCTGCTGAAGATCACGATCCCGACGCTG TGGAAGAAAGCGAGGACTCTGTTACAAGTGGAAGCCAACAAGTTTCTCCTAACGGTGGACCAACGCTTCCAATTCTCCAGAAAATTATTGATTTGAGCAGCAAAATCAAG GTCTTGAAGGATGAGCATGCGTTGGTGTCCAACCAAGTGAAAGAAATCAAGAATTGCTCCTTTGTAGAACCGGAAATGTCAAAAGCTCTCCAGCTTCTGA CTACTGAGCTTGGAACTCTGAAAAAGCACTACTTGGAAGAGTCATCAGAGAGGAAGCGATTGTACAATGAAAATATCGAACTCAAGGGGAATATCAGGGTCTTTTGCAGATGCAGGCCTCTAAACCAAGCTGACATAGCGAATGGCTGTGCTTCTGTTGTTGAGTTTGATGCCTCCCATGAAAACGAGCTTCAACTGCTTTCATCCGATTCCTCCAAGAAGCGTTTTACGTTTGACCATGTATTCAAGCCTGAGGATGGGCAAG AGACTGTTTTTGCACAGACAAAACCTATAGTTACTTCTGTGCTTGATGGTTACAATGTCTGCATTTTTGCCTATGGCCAAACTGGAACCGGGAAGACATTTACCATGGCGGGAACACCAGAGAACAGAGGAGTGAACTACAGGACATTAGAAGAACTCTTTCGCTCTTCAGAAAGTAGAAGCCGTCTCATGAAATTTGAGCTATCTGTTAGCATGCTGGAGGTTTACAATGAGAAGATAAGGGACCTCTTAGTTGATAACTCAAGCCATCCTCCTAAAAA GTTGGAAGTTAAGCAATCAGCAGAAGGAACTCAAGAAGTCCCTGGATTAGTCGAAGCACAAGTTTTCAACACAGACGAAGTGTGGGAACTCCTCAAGAGAGGCTACTGCGTTAGATCTGTGGGATCAACAGCTGTAAACGAGCAAAGCAGCCGCTCTCATTG CTTGTTGCGAGTGACAGTGAAGGGAGAGAATTTAATCAATGGCCAGAAAACGAGAAGCCATCTTTGGCTGGTGGACTTGGCTGGAAGTGAGCGAGTAGGGAAGGTAGAAGTTGAAGGAGAAAGGCTGAAAGAATCTCAGTTTATCAATAAGTCGCTTTCGGCACTCGGTGATGTTATCTCCGCCCTTGCATCCAAAACAAGCCACATTCCTTACAG AAACTCAAAGCTCACTCATATGCTACAAAACTCTTTGG GTGGAGATTGCAAGACGTTGATGTTTGTTCAGATTAGTCCTAGCTCTGCTGATCAAGGAGAGACGCTTTGCTCCTTAAACTTTGCAAGCAGAGTTCGCGGAATCGAAAGTGGACCTGCCCGGAAACAAGCGGATGTATCTGAACTCCTCAAGCTAAAACAAATG ACAGAGAAGCTGAAACATGAGGAGAAGGAAACCAAGAAGCTGCAGGACAATGTGCAGTCACTACAGCTACGCCTCACTGCTAGAGAACATATATGCAAAGGACTTCAAGATAAG GTTCGTGATCTGGAATTTCAACTAGCGGAAGAAAGGAAAACCAGAATCAAGCAGGAGACACGAGCTCTAGCGACTGCATCATCATCATCAACAACAGCATCTAGACAACTACCGACAATCACAGAGAAAAAGCCACCTTTGGCTCCCCCAAGATCAATGAGAATGCCACTCAGAAGAATCACAAACTTCATGCCGCAGCAACCATCTCAGGGTCCTCCTGCCAAGAGATTCTCAGACGCAACAAGCAAAGAGAATAATAATAATAATAACAGACTCAGAAGATCATCATCCATGGACATAAATACACTAATGAAACCAAGAAGAAGCTCCATCGCGTTCAGACCAGCCCCTCCTCCGTCATCTATTGCATCAGGTAATAATAAAACACTCCAGCCGAGGAGGAGAGTCTCTATTGCAACGTTGAGACCAGAACCATCGTCATCTTCTTACATGAACATGACTACTCCATCACGTCCTGCGTTCCGTGGTGGTGGTGGTGGCCCGAGAAGGGGGAGATACTCCAAGCTCTTCTCTCCAGACCACAATCTGGTCACTCCAAATGCAATGAAAGGTAGCAGATTCAAGAAGAGCCCTCTTGGAGGAGGAGAAGGGAGCTCGTGGAAGCCGAGACATCCCACGGTGGTTGCATTGCAGAAGAAGGCTGTGGTGTGGAGTCCGCTTAAGTTCAAGAACAGAAGACCATCGTTTATAGCTATGCGAGCTTCTTCCTCTTCTTCTTCTACTACTACCGATTTGGTCAGGAGGGAACAGTAG